From the Gemmatimonadota bacterium genome, one window contains:
- a CDS encoding trypsin-like peptidase domain-containing protein has translation MVLSRIADAPGVLPVARTPATIGERVYVIGAPEGLANTISDGLLSGVRDVEERKLLQISAPISSGSSGGPVLNTRGEVIGVSVASLRLGQNLNFAVTLGDLRALLNSPPDRVPFPSAEVFDEPAPEATSDERPQRRATPPRSAATGALEHFAITVLVCGVADRNDVVSCGIQFANTDATGRKNKHLYVDAVFMTDDLGVKSEAEEAQFGSKVGRLKGWTQMLDEQVPAGGKLLLIAPFTAPRLLGTSGTLLLKLSIGLGGSTKDVVITNVLIEQR, from the coding sequence GTGGTCCTGTCGCGCATCGCAGATGCACCAGGGGTGCTGCCGGTGGCGCGAACACCGGCCACGATTGGGGAACGCGTCTACGTGATCGGTGCCCCCGAAGGCTTGGCGAACACCATCAGCGATGGATTGCTCAGTGGAGTGCGCGACGTCGAGGAGCGCAAGCTTCTGCAGATATCGGCACCCATCTCGTCCGGGTCCTCCGGTGGTCCCGTCCTCAACACCAGAGGGGAAGTAATCGGTGTGAGCGTGGCCTCCTTGCGGCTCGGCCAGAACCTGAACTTCGCCGTCACCTTGGGCGATCTGCGAGCGCTCTTGAACAGCCCTCCCGATCGGGTGCCCTTTCCAAGTGCCGAGGTCTTCGACGAGCCTGCGCCGGAAGCGACCAGCGATGAGCGGCCGCAACGGAGAGCCACCCCGCCGCGCTCTGCGGCAACGGGAGCGTTAGAGCACTTTGCGATAACAGTTCTCGTCTGCGGTGTAGCCGACCGGAACGACGTCGTGAGTTGCGGCATTCAATTTGCCAATACCGACGCCACAGGGCGCAAGAACAAGCACCTCTACGTGGACGCCGTCTTCATGACGGACGATCTCGGCGTGAAGTCTGAAGCGGAAGAGGCTCAGTTCGGCAGCAAAGTCGGGCGCCTGAAAGGGTGGACGCAAATGCTGGATGAACAAGTGCCTGCAGGTGGGAAGCTCTTGCTGATCGCACCCTTCACTGCGCCACGCCTACTAGGCACATCGGGCACGCTCTTGCTAAAGCTCTCCATTGGATTGGGAGGTAGCACCAAGGATGTGGTGATCACCAACGTCCTGATTGAGCAACGCTAG